TCTAGACTACCGCAGTGAGTGACTTAACGGATTGCGATCGCTTAATTAAAAGCAATTTTATTTTGAATTCACTTTACATTTTTTTACAAAAAACAGGAATCCGTTAGGTAAAGTACCAGACCAAAAAAACTGCTTCATCAAATACTTTTCCCCTTTACCTCCTATCTTCTTGTTAATAATCGTCACGTTGGAGATACTCACGTAATTGTTGAGTACGCTGTTTTGTAGCTTCTTCCAAGCAGCCAGCATAAATATTAGGTGCAATACTTCCCCCTTCGTATGCACTGCGCTCAAACTCACAACTAGCGTCACGAAACTTAATCCAGGCTAACTGTGCAGCAATTAATTTTTGTTGTCTAGTCTTTGACAATTTTGGTAACAGTTGTTTATACACTTGGTTTAATTTTTTATCGGCATTTTGATATGACAACTGAGAGCAGATATTCATTTCTAATTGAGTTTGCGGATCGTTACAGTTGAGTTTTTGGGCTAAATATGTTTTGCCAAGCTGAGATTGTGTATTTGCCAGCGTCACAGTATTAGCACTCAAACTGGCAACAGTTATGATACTTACGAATAAAGGTAATATCTGACGCATTATACAACTCCTATCTCAGTATTAGTAATTATGAAGACAACACTATAGCTCATATATCAAGTAATTTAGGACTTGATGGCAAAGAACTTTTCGTACAATGCAATACAAACAATTAAAAGACCACAGGGAATGGGGAACACTTCGATAAGCTACTTTGGCTGCACCCCTAAACTACGCTTAGTACAAGTCAGTGCATCCCCAAAAACAAGGAAATCCCCATGATTAAGATTAGGGGATTTAGATGCGGTACAAAATGTAAGATTTAAAATCAAAAAATTAAAAATATATTAAAACTAATTCACTTTTCTAAAAAGATGCCTGAAACTCTTTAATAGGACAGCAATTAAATATGATTTGAATTAGCACTCTAAGCTGATGAGTGCTAATAAATAAAGAAGTTTATTTCCTAAGATATAAAGCAAAAATAGGCTGTTTTACAGAGATAAAATTAGACATTCACAAGCCATAATTATCACAAGCCAAATCTCCTTGTAAGTAATAACCTGTTGGGAGGAACCAAATGAAATACACCTTTGATATTGTCGGGGTATCTCCAGTTTTGCAGTTTTTCAACCATCAACAACAGAGTATGCAAAAACCACTGTATCTGGGCGTGGAATATCTTGGAACACATATATGTACACTAGATGCGTTTATAGAAACGGTGGAACCTGTGCCTGCAAAATGGGGCTGGGATTTAGACCAAGTAGTAGACACAGTAGTTCGTTTTTGGGTGAATCATTCCGAAAGTATTCAATATTGGAAAGCACGCCTAAGTGACGCTGGACAAAATAATTTAGTTGTAGCCAGACTGGCAGATATTAGGGCTTTGCAAGCAGAATTTGAAACGCTCTTAGATAAAAATAAATAGTTATTAGTAAATATCATGACTTACGCAAAAATAACGTAACTCCGTCATTACGACCGATAGGGCAGTAATCTCCCCTAACCCTGGGATTGCTTCCCTACACTTCGTTCCGGTCGCAATGACATTATCGGCGTTGCGTAAGTCCTAAATATATAACCTTCTTCTGTCAGTTTCCGGATTAAACAAGTAATAAATAGTGAAATTATCCAGAAGCATAAAAGGGTTTAAATTGATTCATTGCAGAAATTAGGTGATTAAATCCCAGCAATAAATCAGAATTAGGAAAGATATCTAACCAAGGATAAATCAGCCAAAACAGAAAGAGAGGTTGGACAATTAAACGAAGATTATTGAGAGTATTCTTCCATCCATTTTGATGATTCCATTGTTGATGAGCAGAAAAATGCTCAGGCTTGCTATCTTGTACTTTAGTTTCAACTTGATGAGATTGATTTAAGGATAAAAAGGCTGGAGAATTTAAACTAATCATCGTGTAAACCGAAAAAATAATTTCCCACCATTTTTCAATATGCTGAAAATTAGTAAAACGATAATCTGTCCAACCTAATTCCTGTTTACACTGGCGAAACCCATATTCTACCCATGTTCTTAATCCATAAAGGTCTCCTAAAGTTTTCTTTAGGTTCCCTTGTAAATTAGTCATGATAAAAGAAGTAGAATTTTCCGGCATTGTTTCTGGGTCAGTAGTTATTTCCCAATAAGTTATTGCTCTTCTTTTACCATAAATTATTTCTCGGATATATCTAGTTTCTGATTTCAGGTTGCTAAATGTTCTCTCGAATTTACACCATTTATTAGCTCTAACGCTCTGCGACGCTGGCAGCCAGACTCCATGATTACTTCTAATTGCTACAACATAAGCTAATTTATATTCATTGAGTATTTCCAGGAATTCGCTACTTTCACCATATAAACTATCCGCTAGTACCAGTTCAATATTAAAGCCTTCATTAATTAATTCTGTAATAATTTCTGAGGCTAACTCTATTTTGGTTTTATATTTATCTCCTTCTTTGAGTGTACCCTTCGGTTTAAATACTTTGAAACTTAATGGAAATGTTATATTTTCATAAACTCCATAAGCATTGACTGATACTATTCCATTATCTATTTTTCCTACGCTCCCTAGATATTGTCTTGCCACATAATCTGTCTTTTTACCTTTTTTCCTATCTCCCGTTTCATCTATTACTACGGTTATCGCATGACCATTTAATGCTTTCTTTAATTTATTTAACCTTCGACTCTTTAATTCTTGTGCTGACCAATCTGAATAGGCTATAAAATGATGTAATGATTGTGCCGAGTTTATACTTACTACTTTCGCTATTTCTGGTAATGATTTTCTTTTTATTGGGGAAATTATCCCTAAATGTAAATATTTGAAGCATTCATAATTCCTTACTTCTTTGAACTGGTCTTTATACTCTGCACAATATTCATCTATTATTGCCACTGTTGGCTGGGCATCCCTTGGCAAATGTTTTAGGATTTGTAGTTCTACATCCATTGCTCTACTTACCTTGTAGAGTTTTATTTTTCCTTTCTTCTATTCATTTTATCCGGAAACTGACAGAAGCTGTTTACGGACGCTATCGCTTCCGTTATGGATGGAAGAAACAAAATTAAGATGCACCGAAAAAAATTACACTTTATATTGTGTTCTGACAGTTAAGACCGATCCCCCAATGGTGCAAAATCGCCCGTACAGAAGCTTGGTTCTGGGTTGAGACGGTTATGACATTGGTGAAATGGTTGCTACCATTATCCCGTTTAGGAGACTGTATTTATCCGTTAACCCAGGTCAGGGCGCACTTCCAATTGCTAGTATGACTCCGCATTCGTGAGGAAGCCTTTGATGATGAAAACACCAAAGTCCAAATCCCGTTCCCATCAACCAAGAGCGAATGAAACTTCTGACTTAAGACCAATCAACCCAAATGCAGCGGGTATTGATATCGGTTCAGAATTTCACTGGGTAAGTGTTCCAAAAGATAGAGCCTCCGAGAGTGTCAGACGTTTTGGCTGTTACACTGCTGACCTGTATGCTCTAGCTGATTGGTTGGCTGTTTGTGGAGTAAAAACTGTAGCAATGGAATCAACGGGGGTATATTGGATAGCATTGTTTCAAATCTTGGAGACAAAGGGCTTTGAAGTTAAACTTGTCAACGCCCATCACGTTAAAACATTGCCTGGACGTAAAACTGATATTTTAGACTGTCAATGGTTGCAACAATTACATAGTTACGGATTGTTGTCTGGTTCTTTTCGCCCAGAAGACCAAATTTGTGTATTACGGAGTTATATCCGCCACCGAGATAGTCTCATCAAAAGTGCTTGTGTTCACATTCAACGGATGCAAAAAGCTTTAACCCAGATGAACGTGCAACTGCATAAAGTTGTTAGCGATATCACTGGTACCACTGGTATGGCAATTATTCGAGCTATTGTTGAAGGAGAAAGAGATCCACAAATTTTAGCAGCTAAAAAGCATCACCGCGCTAAACGCTCGGAAGCAGAAATTGCTGCCGCACTCAATGGTGATTATCGCAGTGAGCATGTCTTTGTACTTCAACAAGAACTACAACTTTACGATGTTTATCAAACTCATATAGCAGCCTGC
This window of the Nostoc sp. HK-01 genome carries:
- a CDS encoding transposase; the encoded protein is MDVELQILKHLPRDAQPTVAIIDEYCAEYKDQFKEVRNYECFKYLHLGIISPIKRKSLPEIAKVVSINSAQSLHHFIAYSDWSAQELKSRRLNKLKKALNGHAITVVIDETGDRKKGKKTDYVARQYLGSVGKIDNGIVSVNAYGVYENITFPLSFKVFKPKGTLKEGDKYKTKIELASEIITELINEGFNIELVLADSLYGESSEFLEILNEYKLAYVVAIRSNHGVWLPASQSVRANKWCKFERTFSNLKSETRYIREIIYGKRRAITYWEITTDPETMPENSTSFIMTNLQGNLKKTLGDLYGLRTWVEYGFRQCKQELGWTDYRFTNFQHIEKWWEIIFSVYTMISLNSPAFLSLNQSHQVETKVQDSKPEHFSAHQQWNHQNGWKNTLNNLRLIVQPLFLFWLIYPWLDIFPNSDLLLGFNHLISAMNQFKPFYASG
- a CDS encoding Gp3 protein translates to MMKTPKSKSRSHQPRANETSDLRPINPNAAGIDIGSEFHWVSVPKDRASESVRRFGCYTADLYALADWLAVCGVKTVAMESTGVYWIALFQILETKGFEVKLVNAHHVKTLPGRKTDILDCQWLQQLHSYGLLSGSFRPEDQICVLRSYIRHRDSLIKSACVHIQRMQKALTQMNVQLHKVVSDITGTTGMAIIRAIVEGERDPQILAAKKHHRAKRSEAEIAAALNGDYRSEHVFVLQQELQLYDVYQTHIAACDRQIQECLSQFSEKVNLNEFPLPQPKHIRHKPQGNEPAFDLRTHLYRISGVDFTAIDGLGILTVQTIISEVGLDPSRFPTVKHFTSWLGLCPCNRITGGKVKSSQTRLVVNPATNAFRMAAQTAGKSNSALGAFYRRLRSRLGTPKAITATAHKLARIFYRLWTTGGNYQDIGMDYYEQRYQERVINNLQKKALALGFELVPQPQANTVS